In Streptomyces sp. NBC_00483, a single window of DNA contains:
- a CDS encoding CaiB/BaiF CoA transferase family protein: MSPLSNLRVVDTATLFAGPHAASMLGDFGADVIKIEHPRRGDPSRGHGPSVDGVGLWWKYLSRNKRAAAVDLSSPEGQEVLRRILDEADVLVENFRPGTLERWGLGPDVLQERNPRLIIARMTGFGQFGPMASQPGFGTLAESMSGFAAMTGDPDGPPTLPPLALADGVAGLAMAYAIMVALRTREETGRGQVIDMAIIEPLLGLLGPQVTAYQALGTLPERTGNRSSSNAPRNIYRTRDGRWLAISTSAQPIAERVMRLVGREDVVTEPWFASGAGRVAHVEELDKAVACWIAARDADEVITAFGEAQAAIAPIYDASDIVKDPQYQALGTFVELPDEELGSVTVQNVLFRLSDTPGEVRWSGPSLGSHTTDVLTDIGYDEHTIDSLRTAGVIA; this comes from the coding sequence ATGTCACCCCTGTCAAACCTTCGTGTCGTCGACACCGCCACCCTCTTCGCCGGCCCTCACGCCGCGTCGATGCTGGGTGACTTCGGTGCGGACGTGATCAAGATCGAGCATCCGCGGCGCGGAGACCCGTCGCGCGGGCACGGGCCGTCCGTCGACGGCGTCGGCCTGTGGTGGAAGTACCTCTCCCGCAACAAGCGGGCCGCAGCCGTGGACTTGTCGAGCCCGGAGGGCCAGGAGGTTCTGCGTCGAATCCTCGATGAGGCGGATGTACTGGTGGAGAACTTCCGTCCGGGCACCCTGGAGCGTTGGGGCCTCGGTCCTGATGTGCTGCAGGAGCGCAACCCGCGATTGATCATTGCGAGGATGACAGGCTTCGGACAGTTCGGCCCGATGGCCTCCCAGCCGGGATTCGGCACGCTGGCGGAGTCCATGAGCGGGTTCGCCGCAATGACGGGGGATCCGGACGGTCCGCCCACGCTGCCCCCGCTCGCGCTCGCCGACGGGGTGGCGGGCCTCGCCATGGCCTACGCGATCATGGTTGCGCTGCGCACACGGGAGGAGACCGGGCGCGGGCAGGTCATCGACATGGCCATCATCGAACCGCTGCTGGGTCTCCTCGGCCCACAGGTCACGGCCTACCAGGCACTCGGCACCCTGCCCGAGCGCACCGGAAACCGCTCGAGCAGCAACGCACCCCGCAACATCTACCGCACACGGGACGGTCGTTGGCTGGCCATCTCGACCAGTGCCCAGCCCATCGCGGAGCGCGTCATGCGCCTGGTCGGCCGCGAAGACGTGGTCACCGAGCCGTGGTTCGCATCAGGAGCTGGCCGCGTCGCTCACGTCGAGGAGCTCGACAAGGCGGTGGCCTGCTGGATTGCAGCCCGCGACGCCGACGAGGTCATCACCGCGTTCGGCGAGGCGCAGGCTGCGATCGCGCCCATCTACGACGCGTCGGACATCGTCAAGGACCCGCAGTACCAGGCCCTGGGTACCTTCGTCGAGCTGCCGGACGAGGAACTGGGCAGCGTCACCGTGCAGAACGTCCTCTTCCGTCTGTCGGACACCCCCGGTGAGGTCCGGTGGAGCGGCCCCAGCCTGGGCAGTCACACCACGGACGTTCTCACCGACATCGGCTACGACGAGCACACCATCGACAGCCTGCGCACCGCAGGGGTGATCGCGTGA
- a CDS encoding HpcH/HpaI aldolase/citrate lyase family protein, translating to MSATPVVWLYVPGDRPERFAKALSSGADAVIIDLEDAVAPAAKDRARAHVADFLTDDPTAGPPDIQVRVNDLATARGRDDLAAIAGLPGLASVRLPKVEDTETLDVFDRLVPDTSIAAWALLESARGLAATTRIAGHPRVAGLALGEVDLGAELSITAPTALDHIRVQTVLAAGAAGLAPVAMSVYANIADREGLLESSRHGRTLGMWGRTALHPAQIPAIREAFAPTAEEVARAREVVEAAESAASDGIGAVALPDGRFLDAPVLAKAQRVLALAARR from the coding sequence GTGAGCGCGACGCCTGTCGTCTGGTTGTACGTCCCAGGCGACCGCCCCGAGCGCTTCGCCAAGGCTCTGTCCAGCGGAGCGGACGCGGTCATCATCGACCTAGAGGACGCTGTCGCCCCGGCCGCGAAGGACCGGGCCCGAGCACATGTGGCCGACTTCCTCACGGATGACCCCACGGCGGGGCCGCCCGACATCCAAGTGCGCGTCAACGACCTCGCCACCGCCCGTGGACGGGACGACCTCGCGGCCATCGCGGGACTCCCCGGGCTGGCCTCCGTACGCCTGCCCAAGGTGGAGGACACCGAGACACTCGACGTGTTCGACCGCCTGGTACCGGACACGTCCATCGCGGCTTGGGCCCTGCTCGAGTCGGCCCGCGGGCTCGCGGCCACGACGCGCATCGCGGGACACCCGCGCGTAGCCGGCCTCGCGCTCGGGGAGGTGGACCTCGGCGCGGAACTGTCGATCACCGCGCCGACCGCGCTGGACCACATCCGCGTGCAGACCGTCCTCGCGGCAGGAGCCGCTGGGCTCGCGCCGGTGGCCATGTCGGTGTACGCCAACATCGCCGACCGCGAGGGGCTCCTGGAATCCAGCCGCCACGGCCGGACGCTCGGCATGTGGGGGCGAACCGCACTACACCCGGCTCAGATCCCGGCCATCAGGGAGGCCTTCGCCCCCACCGCCGAAGAAGTGGCCCGCGCCCGCGAGGTCGTCGAGGCCGCCGAAAGCGCCGCGTCCGACGGCATCGGCGCCGTCGCTCTGCCGGACGGCCGTTTCCTTGACGCACCCGTCCTCGCCAAGGCGCAGCGCGTGCTCGCGCTGGCTGCTCGGCGCTGA
- a CDS encoding MFS transporter — protein MDSAERRHWPLLPVILAAMFMYGFDLNVVNVAVPSLQHELHAGQVALELVVGGYAFTYAAGLVTGGRLGDLFGHRRMFLLGMAAFTVASVLCGIAQSPGQLVGARLLQGLTAAMMVPQILAMIMANFATEERPKALAWFGVTAAVSGVFGQVLGGLLLDADVFGLGWRGIFLLNLPVGLVVLALATRVLPRSAAARHAALDPVGVLGVSGSLALALVPLVLGRSQGWPPWCWVLLVASVPAALLTLSYERRLLARGSTPLLDLSLFRVRTFSAGLAISVAFMSYFTSSIFVVSLLLQNGLGLTPLQAGLTFAPMAVAGVVAPLVGKRWIVAHGTTKVILLGCAIDLLANLALALTLNLQGGHVAVLWLAATLALMGLGNTLILPALIGATLSGVQPQQAGIASGMLNTTQQFAGAAGLAVIGTVFFNALGTHPTSAASYAAATMTAAWISVALVAAMAVLTAALARPSRANSPAGIRKTVTTTER, from the coding sequence ATGGATTCAGCTGAACGCCGTCACTGGCCGCTTCTGCCAGTCATCCTCGCGGCGATGTTCATGTACGGCTTCGACCTCAACGTGGTCAACGTCGCCGTTCCGTCGCTTCAGCACGAACTGCACGCCGGTCAGGTGGCGTTGGAGCTTGTGGTGGGGGGATACGCCTTCACCTACGCTGCAGGGCTGGTGACCGGTGGGCGCCTCGGTGACCTGTTCGGCCACCGCCGGATGTTCCTCCTCGGCATGGCGGCCTTCACAGTCGCCTCGGTACTGTGTGGCATCGCTCAATCACCCGGTCAGCTGGTCGGGGCACGGCTGCTGCAAGGGCTGACGGCGGCGATGATGGTGCCGCAGATCCTGGCCATGATCATGGCCAACTTCGCTACGGAGGAACGGCCCAAGGCGCTGGCCTGGTTCGGCGTCACGGCCGCCGTCAGCGGAGTGTTCGGCCAGGTCCTCGGTGGGCTGCTACTGGATGCGGATGTGTTCGGCCTGGGATGGCGGGGGATCTTCCTGCTCAACCTGCCGGTCGGTCTCGTCGTCCTCGCCCTCGCCACACGTGTGCTGCCCCGGAGCGCGGCCGCTCGGCATGCCGCATTGGACCCCGTGGGCGTCCTGGGGGTGTCTGGTTCACTGGCACTCGCCCTGGTGCCGCTGGTGCTCGGTCGCAGTCAGGGCTGGCCGCCCTGGTGCTGGGTCCTACTGGTGGCGTCCGTTCCGGCCGCGCTGCTGACACTGTCGTACGAGCGTCGGCTGCTGGCACGCGGTAGTACACCGCTGCTGGACCTGTCCCTCTTTCGGGTCCGCACGTTCAGCGCCGGCCTGGCTATCAGCGTGGCGTTCATGAGCTACTTCACCAGCAGCATCTTCGTTGTCAGCCTGTTGCTCCAAAACGGCCTCGGGCTCACCCCGCTACAAGCCGGACTGACGTTCGCGCCGATGGCCGTCGCCGGAGTCGTCGCGCCGCTGGTGGGAAAGCGATGGATCGTCGCCCACGGCACAACCAAGGTCATACTGCTCGGCTGCGCCATCGACCTTCTCGCCAACCTTGCTCTCGCCCTCACCCTGAACCTCCAAGGCGGGCACGTGGCCGTCCTGTGGCTTGCCGCAACACTCGCCCTGATGGGCCTGGGCAACACCCTGATCCTCCCGGCGCTCATCGGCGCCACCCTCTCCGGTGTGCAACCCCAGCAAGCAGGGATCGCCTCCGGGATGCTGAACACCACCCAACAGTTCGCCGGCGCAGCCGGCCTCGCGGTCATCGGCACCGTGTTCTTCAACGCACTCGGAACCCATCCCACAAGCGCCGCCAGTTATGCCGCAGCCACCATGACCGCGGCCTGGATTAGCGTCGCCCTCGTCGCCGCCATGGCTGTCCTCACGGCGGCACTGGCCCGTCCCTCCCGCGCGAACTCGCCCGCAGGGATCCGCAAGACCGTCACCACGACCGAGCGATGA
- a CDS encoding ArsR/SmtB family transcription factor — MADGMHPDVSELRLAKVLAALGDEGRLTTVQALARLGESDCTRLQADAGLTMSRSTFSHHQKVLREAGVLHARVQGSQRFLTLRRDDLNARFPGLLDAILASPT; from the coding sequence ATGGCAGACGGGATGCACCCCGATGTGAGCGAGCTGCGGCTCGCCAAGGTGTTGGCGGCGCTCGGCGATGAGGGGCGGCTGACTACTGTGCAAGCCCTTGCTCGACTTGGGGAGTCGGACTGCACCAGGCTCCAGGCCGACGCCGGCCTGACAATGAGCCGTTCCACCTTCTCGCACCATCAGAAGGTGCTACGCGAAGCAGGCGTCCTGCATGCGCGAGTCCAAGGCTCCCAGAGGTTTCTCACCCTGCGCAGGGACGACCTGAACGCCCGGTTTCCGGGGCTACTCGACGCGATCCTCGCCTCTCCTACTTAA
- a CDS encoding RpiB/LacA/LacB family sugar-phosphate isomerase codes for MNEPPRPCSLPASAPAHGSVAQPWHQVTDHGALTHDPSDDYPAPCIAAAEATVADPGSLGIVLGGSGNGKQMAANLAPGAPAALVWNLSTATLARSHNNANVIALGACQHTTDAALALVDAFVAEPLSGEARHQRRIDQMARYKDRAPAGTG; via the coding sequence ATGAACGAACCTCCGCGACCCTGCAGCCTTCCCGCGTCCGCACCCGCACACGGCAGCGTGGCCCAGCCGTGGCACCAGGTGACCGACCACGGGGCCCTCACCCACGACCCGTCCGACGACTACCCCGCGCCATGCATCGCGGCAGCGGAAGCCACCGTCGCCGATCCGGGGTCGCTCGGCATCGTCCTAGGCGGCTCCGGCAACGGCAAACAGATGGCGGCGAACCTCGCGCCCGGAGCCCCCGCCGCCCTCGTCTGGAACCTCTCGACAGCCACCCTGGCCCGGTCCCACAACAACGCGAACGTGATCGCTCTCGGCGCCTGCCAGCACACCACCGATGCCGCGCTGGCGCTCGTCGACGCGTTTGTGGCAGAGCCTCTCTCGGGCGAAGCCCGCCACCAGCGCCGCATCGACCAGATGGCCCGCTACAAGGACCGGGCTCCGGCCGGCACGGGGTGA
- a CDS encoding FadR/GntR family transcriptional regulator, with protein sequence MPSEAELTRMFVASRGTVREALRLLTSQHLVVTTRGVTGGSFVSTPSASSVAENLGGSLGLLVNAENLTVGNLLEGRLILEPVAAGLAAERSDRDALETLRATAASTGDLAPARGFTVHWDFHAALVSATGNPLLTLMCRPINEVLSGRLHRDRVAREQWHEVDADHITILRAVEDGDAAAAERLTREHLIRLRHLYEQVEASTPRQGE encoded by the coding sequence CTGCCCAGTGAGGCGGAGCTGACCCGGATGTTCGTGGCCAGCCGCGGAACAGTCAGGGAAGCACTCCGGCTACTCACCAGCCAGCACCTGGTGGTCACCACGCGAGGAGTCACCGGCGGCAGCTTCGTCTCGACGCCCAGCGCCAGCAGCGTCGCGGAGAACCTGGGCGGTTCGCTCGGACTTCTCGTCAACGCCGAGAACCTGACGGTGGGAAACCTCCTGGAAGGCCGTCTGATCCTGGAACCGGTGGCTGCGGGTCTGGCCGCCGAACGCTCCGACCGCGATGCTCTGGAGACACTGCGGGCGACCGCCGCCAGCACCGGCGACCTCGCTCCAGCCCGCGGCTTCACCGTCCACTGGGACTTCCACGCCGCTCTGGTCTCGGCCACCGGCAACCCCTTGCTCACCCTCATGTGCCGACCCATCAACGAGGTCCTGAGCGGCCGCCTGCACCGCGACCGCGTCGCCCGCGAGCAGTGGCACGAGGTGGACGCCGACCACATTACGATCCTGCGCGCCGTCGAGGACGGAGACGCCGCCGCGGCCGAACGCCTCACCCGTGAACACCTGATACGCCTGCGCCACCTGTACGAACAGGTGGAAGCGTCGACACCCCGACAAGGCGAGTAG
- a CDS encoding GntR family transcriptional regulator, with protein MSAAKEPMSKADYVYGLLSKEIRNAEIAGGTPLRAAAVAERLGVSITPVREAFRRLERDRLITYERHQGATVIDLTDDALLEFYRVRAVVEGLGARLAAAAITEPQLQELTALHDAMVKNEREGRHELLGEQSRRFHLAITDIGGPSFLGEHARALHDSHSVPAGASLWLDPDQAKNQLIAHEQLCRALRAGDGYTAERIMIEHVGFSGAYRLGRRGPL; from the coding sequence TTGAGTGCGGCCAAGGAGCCCATGAGCAAGGCGGATTACGTCTACGGCTTGCTGTCGAAGGAGATCCGCAACGCCGAGATCGCCGGCGGAACGCCGCTTCGGGCGGCAGCGGTCGCGGAGCGCCTGGGGGTATCGATCACTCCGGTCCGGGAGGCCTTCCGGCGGCTGGAGAGGGACCGCCTCATCACCTACGAGCGTCACCAGGGCGCGACGGTCATCGATCTCACAGATGATGCTCTGCTGGAGTTCTACCGGGTCAGGGCGGTCGTGGAGGGACTGGGGGCGCGACTTGCCGCTGCCGCGATCACTGAGCCCCAGTTGCAGGAGCTGACGGCACTGCACGACGCGATGGTGAAGAACGAGCGGGAGGGACGGCACGAGCTGCTCGGTGAGCAGAGCCGTCGTTTCCATCTGGCTATCACCGACATCGGTGGGCCCTCCTTCCTGGGAGAGCACGCACGCGCGCTGCACGACAGTCATTCCGTGCCCGCGGGAGCGTCGTTGTGGCTCGACCCCGACCAGGCCAAGAACCAACTGATCGCGCATGAGCAGTTGTGCCGGGCGCTGCGGGCCGGAGACGGGTACACCGCCGAGCGGATCATGATCGAGCACGTCGGATTCAGTGGCGCCTATCGGCTGGGACGGCGCGGACCCCTGTGA
- a CDS encoding tyrosine-type recombinase/integrase, with protein MAPRSPERGRLYRRCGCRRPDGRQFGARCPKLKGPSRHGSWAFAVYLSSADGTRRPLCRSGFATRKDAHAALERALVCERTGLECDESLTVAGYLGEWLRAKQDTLRPATFVRYRDHVRNDLVPGFGRMRLADLRPRHITAWREAQAARGRGRVAVYRIAATLSSALGSAVRARLIPDNPCRYALPPRLPSPERICWNPSQAAAFLRHNHAHHHDQLADLFEVLIGTGLRRGEALGLHWPDVHLAEQTLLVRWSLTAVNNNRLYLGHPKTRASRNWVSLSPRVVAALQRQAVLARAGQAPGTALAGLVFCHPDGAPLRPQGVLVELRRRAAQCGLPRIGVHDLRHTAATLMLSSQVPLAVVSKTLRHSTLSTTVNLYGHLLPHAARDAVTALQQSLEQADDAHRTRREGVSGRR; from the coding sequence ATGGCTCCTCGCTCCCCTGAACGCGGTCGCCTCTACCGGCGTTGCGGGTGCCGCCGGCCCGACGGACGGCAGTTCGGGGCCCGATGCCCCAAACTCAAGGGCCCTTCCAGGCACGGCTCGTGGGCCTTCGCCGTCTATCTGTCGTCCGCCGACGGCACTCGCAGGCCGCTGTGCCGTAGCGGATTCGCTACCCGCAAGGACGCGCACGCGGCGCTGGAACGTGCCCTGGTCTGTGAGCGCACCGGCCTCGAATGCGACGAGAGCCTGACCGTCGCGGGCTATCTGGGCGAGTGGCTACGGGCCAAGCAGGACACGCTCCGGCCGGCCACGTTCGTCCGCTACCGCGACCATGTCCGCAACGATCTGGTCCCCGGCTTCGGGCGCATGCGGCTGGCCGATCTGCGCCCTCGACACATCACCGCCTGGCGCGAGGCCCAGGCCGCCCGGGGGCGCGGGCGCGTCGCCGTCTACCGGATCGCCGCCACCCTTTCCAGCGCGCTGGGTTCCGCCGTGCGCGCCCGGCTGATCCCGGACAACCCGTGCCGGTACGCGCTGCCACCCCGGCTGCCCTCCCCCGAGCGCATCTGCTGGAACCCCAGCCAGGCGGCCGCGTTCCTGCGCCACAACCACGCCCACCACCACGACCAGCTGGCCGACCTGTTCGAGGTGCTGATCGGCACCGGCCTGCGGCGCGGTGAGGCCCTGGGACTGCACTGGCCCGATGTGCACCTGGCGGAGCAGACGCTACTGGTGCGCTGGAGCCTGACCGCCGTCAACAACAACCGGCTCTATCTCGGCCATCCCAAGACGCGGGCCAGCCGGAACTGGGTGAGCCTGTCCCCGCGGGTGGTCGCCGCCCTGCAGCGCCAGGCCGTCCTCGCCCGGGCCGGCCAGGCACCGGGCACGGCGCTGGCCGGGCTGGTGTTCTGCCACCCGGACGGCGCTCCGCTGCGTCCGCAAGGCGTCCTGGTCGAACTGCGCCGGCGGGCCGCCCAGTGCGGCCTGCCGAGGATCGGGGTGCACGACCTGCGGCACACCGCCGCCACCCTCATGCTCAGCTCGCAAGTGCCGCTCGCGGTGGTCTCCAAGACGCTGCGCCACTCGACCCTTTCCACCACCGTCAACCTCTACGGCCACCTGCTCCCGCACGCCGCCCGTGACGCTGTCACCGCACTCCAACAGTCCCTGGAACAGGCCGACGACGCACACCGCACCCGCCGTGAGGGAGTATCAGGGCGGCGGTAG
- a CDS encoding LacI family DNA-binding transcriptional regulator: MKQDGRPVRLVDVARAAGVSPSTVSKALNDSGALKATTRERVREAADRLGFVSDAGARALSMRRTFIVGLLSTDDIGRFSMPVMQGAENAFAAGEISTLVATARHDAVREQHHLRTLVARRVDGIIVTGKTTDARDPIEVPVPVVYALAPSTDPDDISVLPHDAAGMRLVVDHLRTLGHRRVAHIAGRAEQNTSRVRAAALRKALTEAGMELAGEPLFGEWSEPWGRRAVDLALRTDGEAADSPVTALICSSDQLARAAADRLRERGLRVPDDIAVTGYDNWQVMWSASRPQLTTVDMELELLGRRAAELLLAEIQSDSGSGRRGIELVEPRLVVRGSTVSGD, translated from the coding sequence ATGAAGCAGGATGGCCGGCCCGTGCGCCTCGTGGACGTCGCACGCGCCGCCGGTGTCTCCCCGAGCACCGTCTCCAAGGCCCTGAACGACTCGGGGGCGTTGAAGGCGACCACCAGGGAGAGGGTGCGGGAAGCGGCGGACCGGCTCGGCTTCGTCTCCGACGCCGGAGCCCGCGCGCTGTCGATGCGGCGCACGTTCATCGTCGGCCTGCTCAGCACCGACGACATCGGCCGGTTCAGCATGCCGGTGATGCAGGGCGCGGAGAACGCTTTCGCGGCGGGCGAGATCTCGACGCTGGTCGCCACCGCCCGGCACGACGCGGTACGCGAGCAGCACCACCTGCGCACCCTCGTGGCACGGCGGGTGGACGGCATCATCGTCACCGGCAAGACCACCGACGCCCGCGATCCGATCGAGGTCCCGGTGCCGGTCGTCTACGCGCTCGCGCCCTCCACCGACCCGGACGACATCTCCGTACTGCCGCACGACGCGGCAGGGATGCGGCTGGTCGTCGACCACCTGCGCACCCTCGGCCACCGCCGGGTGGCGCACATCGCGGGGCGTGCCGAGCAGAACACCTCGCGGGTGCGGGCCGCCGCCCTGCGCAAGGCCCTCACCGAAGCCGGCATGGAACTCGCCGGGGAGCCGCTGTTCGGCGAATGGAGCGAGCCGTGGGGACGCAGAGCGGTCGACCTCGCCCTGCGTACGGACGGTGAGGCCGCCGACTCGCCGGTCACCGCGTTGATCTGCTCCTCCGACCAACTGGCGCGCGCGGCCGCCGACCGGCTGCGCGAGCGCGGTCTGCGTGTACCGGACGACATCGCCGTCACCGGCTACGACAACTGGCAGGTGATGTGGTCGGCGAGCCGCCCCCAACTCACCACCGTGGACATGGAGCTGGAACTCCTGGGACGACGCGCGGCCGAACTGCTGCTCGCCGAGATCCAGTCGGATTCCGGTTCCGGGCGGCGCGGCATCGAACTGGTCGAGCCGCGGCTCGTGGTCCGCGGCTCGACCGTCTCGGGCGACTGA
- a CDS encoding 2-hydroxycarboxylate transporter family protein, which produces MASWLNSGTSQQLAAPERQDDPSAEPKRTRWTWDTVWSKHVGVIPLPIYLLLIVVLAGLAWQDDLAPDIPHMAALLGVCGYTCLEVGRRIPVFRAIGGSVILVTFLPAFLVAQEWIPKDVAEHISTFYESSNMLYVFISGIIVGSILSMNREILVKGLLKIFLPLLAGSVAALLVGSLVGWAITGDLEHTIFYIVVPVMGGGLGEGAVPLTLGYSQSGAGEAGTLLAQVLPVILFANVCAILCASALSVLGRRRPHTTGNGRLQPSSDADDIPHQHEGKPGPFNVRMLAAAGFMVVGLYLIGQLAHVTLDWPAPIVMLGVTIALKLSRKLPLGLERHASIVYDFMSTSVAYPLMFAVGVASTPWDELVQAFSLATVVTIIATVVTMVCVAYLVASRLRMYPVDTAIVIGTHSGLGGTGDVAILSAARRMELMPFAQVATRIGGAVTVSLALVAFTSLH; this is translated from the coding sequence ATGGCGTCATGGCTGAATTCGGGGACCTCGCAGCAACTTGCGGCCCCGGAGCGGCAGGACGACCCGTCCGCCGAGCCCAAACGAACCAGATGGACCTGGGACACCGTCTGGTCGAAGCATGTGGGTGTCATCCCACTGCCGATCTACCTGCTGCTCATCGTGGTCCTGGCCGGCCTCGCCTGGCAGGACGACCTGGCTCCGGACATACCGCACATGGCGGCACTGCTCGGTGTGTGCGGGTACACCTGCCTGGAGGTCGGTCGTCGCATCCCCGTCTTCCGCGCCATCGGCGGGTCGGTCATCCTTGTCACGTTCCTGCCGGCGTTCCTGGTAGCTCAGGAGTGGATCCCGAAGGACGTCGCCGAGCACATCTCGACGTTCTACGAGTCGTCGAACATGCTGTACGTCTTCATCTCGGGCATCATCGTCGGCTCGATCCTCAGCATGAACCGGGAGATCCTGGTCAAGGGGCTCCTGAAGATCTTTCTTCCGCTCTTGGCGGGCTCTGTGGCCGCCCTGCTCGTCGGGTCGCTGGTCGGATGGGCGATCACGGGCGACCTGGAGCACACCATCTTCTACATCGTCGTGCCCGTCATGGGCGGTGGTCTCGGCGAAGGCGCGGTCCCGCTGACTCTCGGCTACTCCCAATCCGGTGCCGGAGAGGCCGGCACCTTGCTGGCGCAGGTGCTGCCCGTGATTCTGTTCGCCAACGTCTGCGCCATCCTCTGCGCCAGCGCCCTATCGGTACTCGGCCGCCGCCGTCCCCACACCACGGGGAACGGCCGACTGCAGCCGAGCTCGGACGCGGACGACATCCCCCACCAACACGAGGGAAAGCCGGGTCCGTTCAACGTACGCATGCTTGCCGCCGCGGGGTTCATGGTGGTCGGCCTCTACCTCATCGGCCAGCTGGCGCACGTGACGCTCGACTGGCCCGCCCCGATCGTGATGCTGGGCGTCACCATCGCCCTCAAGCTCAGCCGCAAGCTCCCGCTCGGCCTGGAGCGGCACGCCTCGATCGTCTACGATTTCATGTCGACCAGCGTGGCGTACCCGCTGATGTTCGCCGTCGGTGTCGCCTCGACGCCGTGGGACGAGCTGGTCCAGGCGTTCAGCCTGGCGACCGTGGTCACCATCATCGCGACCGTCGTCACCATGGTGTGCGTCGCCTACCTCGTCGCCTCGCGCCTGCGGATGTACCCGGTCGACACCGCGATCGTCATCGGCACCCACAGCGGACTCGGTGGGACCGGTGACGTCGCGATCCTGAGCGCTGCCAGGCGCATGGAGCTGATGCCCTTCGCTCAGGTGGCGACCCGGATCGGTGGCGCCGTCACCGTATCCCTCGCCCTCGTCGCGTTCACGAGTCTGCACTGA
- a CDS encoding Lrp/AsnC family transcriptional regulator, with amino-acid sequence MTQEALSGSIDELDRRVIAALQLNGRAPWSAVARWVGASETTAQRRYTAMRERGLLRVTGTLELDRTRQGSSMLVRVQARPGRGLEVAARFAESPDVRFVAVVTGSADVIVDFVARDNEEMLRMLFTDLPAADLITSTEAAPVIRSFTTAAMWDTGLLPPAAVAALRPDPWSPAGDRPGRDRAPQALTPLEQEIATALREDGRVQVSMLARQLKHAQSSVARAMDRLISRGILQFRTLVQPPLLGFDAEFMVWLSIEPDQLDAAGRQLAKHPGTKFLSAATGRFNLVGHVVLPRRADLFPYTRDVIGALPGLMASDVTLHLVTMKYSWHRMVHPA; translated from the coding sequence ATGACCCAGGAAGCCCTTTCGGGCAGCATCGACGAGCTGGACCGCCGCGTCATCGCGGCCCTCCAGCTCAACGGTCGTGCCCCGTGGAGTGCGGTCGCGCGGTGGGTGGGTGCCAGTGAGACCACGGCCCAGCGCCGCTACACGGCCATGCGCGAGCGGGGACTGCTGCGGGTCACCGGCACCCTGGAGCTCGACCGCACACGGCAGGGCTCCTCCATGCTGGTCCGGGTGCAGGCCCGGCCGGGGCGCGGCCTTGAGGTCGCGGCCAGGTTCGCGGAGAGTCCCGATGTCCGCTTCGTGGCCGTCGTCACAGGGTCCGCCGACGTCATCGTCGACTTCGTCGCCCGCGACAACGAGGAAATGCTGCGGATGCTGTTTACCGACCTGCCGGCGGCGGACCTCATCACGAGCACCGAGGCGGCCCCTGTCATCCGATCGTTCACCACGGCGGCGATGTGGGACACCGGGCTGCTCCCGCCGGCCGCGGTCGCCGCGCTGCGGCCGGACCCGTGGTCACCCGCAGGAGACCGGCCCGGCAGGGACCGCGCACCGCAGGCGCTCACCCCGCTCGAGCAGGAGATCGCCACCGCCCTGCGGGAGGACGGTCGGGTGCAGGTCAGCATGCTGGCCCGCCAACTGAAGCATGCGCAGTCAAGTGTCGCGCGCGCCATGGACCGACTCATCTCCCGGGGCATTCTCCAGTTCCGTACGCTTGTGCAACCGCCACTCCTCGGGTTCGACGCGGAGTTCATGGTGTGGCTGTCCATCGAGCCCGATCAACTGGATGCCGCGGGCAGGCAGCTCGCCAAGCATCCGGGCACGAAGTTCCTCAGCGCGGCAACCGGGCGTTTCAACCTCGTCGGGCACGTGGTGCTGCCCCGCCGCGCGGACCTCTTCCCCTACACCCGGGATGTCATCGGAGCGTTGCCCGGCCTCATGGCATCCGACGTGACCCTGCACCTCGTCACCATGAAGTACTCCTGGCACCGCATGGTCCACCCCGCCTGA